A genomic window from Peromyscus maniculatus bairdii isolate BWxNUB_F1_BW_parent chromosome 1, HU_Pman_BW_mat_3.1, whole genome shotgun sequence includes:
- the LOC102915478 gene encoding histo-blood group ABO system transferase-like: protein MEETATAVTHLLPKSERSKYQSLLCVTFVFLLALTLAFFACAFLVLGKQKPKHILAKDSITVREVDHLKIVNVSRMWYYQSRRLVPSSENTVMQTPWLAPIVWDGTFQIEILNQQFRLQNVSVGLVVFATGEHVGFLSAFLETAETYFMQGHRVKYYIFTDQPASVPVLKLHKGRQMVILEAQGSAHPLNTYIYRMQVISYFSQWRFAKEVDYLVCAHVNIIFCHSVGVEILSSLFGTLHQQFFGLPRELLAYERQPRSQAYISKDEGDFYYSGAFFGGKVLEVYRLTKFCYQAMTMDQADHIQVLQQDESYLNKYLLYNKPTKVLSPEYMWDKELLNRQSSQEMLPNGEILVRVSKYPSSDATQDFLRDPKQGYHEDNKLEKLLC from the exons ATGGAGGAGACAGCAACAGCTGTGACTCATCTGCTGCCGAAATCTGAGAGATCAAAATATCAGTCACTTCTTTGTGTGACCTTTGTtttcctgcttgccctcaccttggcCTTTTTTGCCTGTGCTTTCCTGGTCCTGGGAAAACAGAAGCCAAAACATATTCTAGCCAAGGACAGCATAACGGTTAGAGAAGTGGACCACCTGAAAATAGTGAATGTGTCCAGGATGTGGTATTATCAGTCGAGACGACTAGTGCCCAGTAGTGAAAACACAGTCATGCAGACTCCTTGGCTGGCTCCCATTGTGTGGGACGGGACTTTCCAAATTGAAATCCTGAACCAGCAATTCCGGCTCCAGAATGTCTCTGTTGGGTTGGTTGTGTTTGCCACCGGAGAGCATGTAGGCTTCCTTAGCGCGTTCCTAGAGACGGCAGAGACATACTTCATGCAGGGACACAGGGTGAAGTACTACATTTTCACTGATCAGCCAGCTAGCGTGCCAGTCCTGAAGCTCCATAAGGGAAGGCAGATGGTAATTCTGGAAGCCCAGGGCTCTGCCCACCCCCTGAACACATACATCTACAGAATGCAGGTCATCAGCTATTTTTCCCAGTGGCGCTTTGCGAAGGAGGTGGATTACCTGGTCTGTGCACATGTGAACATAATTTTCTGCCACAGCGTGGGTGTGGAGATCCTGTCTTCCTTGTTTGGCACACTGCATCAACAGTTCTTTGGATTACCAAGGGAGTTGTTGGCCTACGAAAGGCAGCCTCGCTCACAGGCCTACATTTCTAAGGATGAGGGAGACTTTTACTACTCCGGGGCCTTCTTTGGGGGAAAGGTACTAGAGGTTTACAGGCTCACCAAGTTTTGTTATCAGGCAATGACAATGGACCAAGCCGATCACATCCAGGTCTTGCAACAGGATGAAAGCTACTTGAACAAGTATCTCCTTTACAACAAGCCCACCAAGGTCCTCTCTCCTGAGTACATGTGGGATAAGGAACTTCTGAATAGACAGAGTTCTCAAGAAATGTTGCCAAATGGGGAAATACTTGTAAGAGTCAGCAAATATCCCTCGAGTGACGCTACCCAAGACTTCCTGAGAGATCCCAAACAGG GGTACCACGAGGATAACAAGCTCGAAAAACTTCTATGTTGA